The following proteins are co-located in the Malus sylvestris chromosome 13, drMalSylv7.2, whole genome shotgun sequence genome:
- the LOC126597188 gene encoding pumilio homolog 24-like produces the protein MAAKKQEKSSPKKRKQIPGNKPETHSSSSKKTKLLDSKPSNPRSTDFKKPSKPFKPREPGLDHEKQVPLSKREGRLRAKELAEARKKKRKRHYNLEQELAHLWEKMRQRNISKEDRSKLVSEALEKMKGKIPEIASSHVSSRVLQTCVKYCSQAEKDAVFEELQPHLLTLACNTYAVHLVTKMLDNASKKQLAAFISSLRGHVASLLRHMVGSVVVEHAYQLGNATQKQELLVELYSTELQLFKDLVSKNEGRLLDIISKLDLQKSSVFRHMTSVIQPILEKGIIDHSIVHRVLIEYFTIAEQFSATDVIKQLSGPLLVRVIHTRDGSKVGMLCVKHGSSKERKKIIKGMKGHVHKIALDQGGSMVLVCLVSTVDDTKLTTKVVINELQENLKDLVLDKNGRRPLLQLLHPNCSRYLTPDDLASLSLSIPSLSNKVEPDNSETKSSKVNKSGEEANSDLELDEADMNPDDGLHSVEGGKKDPAVRRQELLVQSGLAEKLVDVCITSAGELLRSNFGKEVIYEVATGGAGGILHPTLDDKLNELYEAIASLVAEPKSQESEEDSKEEHILENFHSSRTIRKLILDCPTFASTLWNKALKGKCDLWAQGHSGKVIAAFLESSDSKVNQLANKELKKLIDGGILKVPEPKVVTGKKE, from the exons ATGGCGGCCAAGAAGCAGGAGAAGAGCTCGCCGAAGAAGAGGAAGCAAATCCCAGGCAATAAGCCGGAGACCCACAGCTCCTCTTCCAAGAAGACCAAGCTCCTCGACTCCAAGCCCTCAAATCCGCGAAGCACCGACTTCAAGAAACCCTCCAAACCTTTCAAGCCCCGAGAACCAGGACTCGATCATGAGAAACAAGTTCCGCTGTCGAAGCGAGAGGGCCGCCTCCGGGCCAAG GAACTTGCGGAGGCTAGGAAGAAGAAGCGGAAGCGTCATTACAATTTAGAGCAA GAGCTTGCACATCTGTGGGAGAAGATGCGGCAACGAAATATATCCAAAGAAGATCGATCCAA GTTGGTGAGTGAAGCGTTAGAGAAAATGaaggggaaaattcctgaaatCGCAAGTTCCCATGTGTCTTCTCGTGTTCTGCAG ACTTGCGTTAAGTACTGTTCACAAGCGGAAAAGGATGCAGTTTTTGAGGAGCTTCAGCCACATCTTCTAACTCTTGCATGCAACACATATGCTGTTCATCTGGTGACCAAAATGTTAGACAATG CCTCCAAAAAGCAGCTAGCGGCATTTATCTCCTCTCTCCGAGGACATGTTGCTTCCCTTCTTCGTCACATGGTTGGTTCTGTAG TCGTTGAGCACGCATACCAATTGGGAAATGCAACTCAAAAGCAAGAGCTTTTGGTGGAACTATATTCTACAGAGCTTCAGTTGTTTAAGGACTTGGTCTCGAAGAATGAGGGCAG GTTACTAGATATAATTTCAAAGCTAGATCTGCAGAAATCTTCAGTCTTCCGGCACATGACTTCAGTGATTCAACCAATTTTAGAGAAAGGAATAATTGATCACTCTATAGTACACAGGGTGTTGATAGAGTACTTCACAATAGCTGAGCAG ttctctGCCACAGATGTAATTAAACAGTTGTCGGGTCCACTTCTTGTTCGGGTGATCCACACAAGGGATGGATCCAAGGTTGGGATGCTCTGTGTCAAGCATGGCAGTTCAAAG GAAAGAAAGAAGATAATTAAAGGAATGAAAGGCCACGTTCATAAAATAGCTCTTGATCAAGGTGGAAGCATG GTGCTTGTTTGCCTTGTTTCAACTGTTGATGACACAAAGCTTACTACAAAG GTTGTCATTAATGAGCTTCAAGAAAACCTAAAGGATCTTGTTCTCGATAAG AATGGAAGGCGCCCATTACTGCAGCTACTTCATCCAAATTGTTCACGTTATTTGACTCCTGATGACCTGGCTTCCCTCAGTTTGTCTATCCCTTCACTTTCCAACAAG GTTGAACCAGACAATTCTGAAACAAAATCTTCAAAGGTTAACAAATCTGGTGAAGAGGCCAATAGtgatttggaattggatgaagcCGATATGAATCCTGATGATGGCCTCCACTCAGTTGAGGGAGGAAAAAAGGATCCTGCCGTTCGAAGGCAAGAGTTGTTAGTCCAGAGTGGGTTGGCCGAG AAGCTAGTTGATGTATGCATTACAAGTGCAGGGGAATTACTTAGATCAAATTTTGGCAAAGAAGTCATATATGAG GTTGCAACTGGGGGTGCTGGCGGCATTCTCCACCCAACTTTGGATGACAAGTTGAATGAACTATATGAAGCTATAGCATCTCTTGTCGCAGAACCTAAATCCCAAGAATCCGAAGAGGACTCAAAAGAGGAACACATCCTTGAAAATTTCCATTCCAGTCGGACCATTAGAAAACTAATCTTGGACTGCCCCACATTTGCTTCCACTTTGTGGAACAAGGCACTTAAAGGAAAGTGTGATTTGTGGGCCCAAGGTCACAG TGGGAAGGTGATTGCTGCATTCTTAGAATCTTCGGACTCTAAGGTCAATCAACTGGCAAATAAAGAGTTGAAGAAGTTGATAGATGGTGGCATTCTCAAAGTTCCTGAGCCAAAAGTAGTTACCGGAAAGAAAGAATGA
- the LOC126595649 gene encoding uncharacterized protein LOC126595649, translating to MGQDSDLKSQLVTEICSVSARAIACSHRHGGGSSPVHSSFVDWYRLLRVEENAGADVIRKRYHELALQLHPDKNKHPKAEIAFKLVSEAYSCLSDDAKRRVFDLERWRRFCSECGTITYTTTHHNSPSTANPNPSSHHKPYNPTNSRPCKVTKGLKDVRNRFREEVRVIESCLKANAAAGTPGKQSSSSLFTPPAALDAFQSRFPRESPVFNPSDHKVQGYPHLRARIYEKPKNFWQLRTGHHVLNYEQGRGSYDSPVFEVRSDSGMFKSRSTCVRS from the exons ATGGGGCAGGATTCTGATTTGAAATCCCAGCTGGTGACTGAGATTTGCTCCGTTTCCGCGCGCGCCATTGCCTGCTCTCACCGGCATGGCGGCGGCAGCAGCCCTGTTCATTCGTCTTTCGTCGATTGGTATCGCCTCCTTCGA GTGGAGGAAAATGCTGGCGCGGATGTTATAAGAAAGAGATATCATGAACTTG CTTTACAACTTCATCCAGATAAGAACAAACACCCAAAAGCTGAAATTGCATTCAAGCTTGTTTCTGAG gcaTATTCATGTCTCTCAGATGATGCAAAAAGAAGAGTTTTTGACTTGGAGAGATGGAGGAGGTTCTGCTCTGAGTGTGGCACAATCACCTACACAACAACCCACCACAACTCCCCAAGCACTGCCAATCCCAATCCTTCTTCACATCACAAACCTTACAATCCCACAAATTCAAGGCCTTGCAAAGTAACCAAGGGACTGAAAGATGTCAGAAACAGATTCAGAGAGGAGGTAAGGGTGATAGAAAGCTGCTTGAAGGCCAATGCAGCTGCAGGAACACCAGGAAAGCAATCCTCCTCCTCACTATTTACTCCACCTGCTGCTTTGGATGCGTTTCAGAGCAGGTTCCCAAGGGAATCCCCTGTCTTCAACCCATCTGACCATAAGGTTCAGGGATACCCTCATCTTCGGGCTCGAATTTACGAGAAGCCGAAGAACTTTTGGCAGTTGAGAACTGGGCATCATGTACTGAATTATGAGCAGGGTAGAGGTAGTTATGATTCTCCAGTGTTTGAGGTCAGATCGGATAGTGGGATGTTTAAGAGTAGGTCTACTTGTGTTCGTTCATGA
- the LOC126597291 gene encoding uncharacterized protein LOC126597291, producing MATAAGATVILYCVLNRRMATNEGGVEDGDDDGDRSGNLLKMRSARKRLSRRPAQAPATWVESLTTLSDTLRFTYSETLGKWPIGDLAFGINYLMRRQGNLQVASVYAGSGSVQLKGSEIVEELNYYLKLLTLCMLFSKKPFPVFLESGGFSQEDVLLQKPKAGLLKPAFTIIHDKNSKCFLLLIRGTHSIKDTLTAATGAVAPFHHSVLHDGGISNLILGYAHCGMVAAARWIAKISTPCLLKAVGEYPDYKVKVLGHSLGGGTAALLTYILREQKEFSSSTCITFAPAACITWELAESGKHFITTIINGSDLVPTFSAASVDDLRSEVTASSWLNDLRDQVERTRVLNVVYRSATALGSRLPSIASAKARVAGAGALLRPVSSTTQVVMKRAQNVVVRTHSSISSWSCMGARRRNVGQLPNSKADDLQESSIICEKDSESHDGVIVDPMLNNSDSSSSGGSGHDDTDEEEQLLPVDGNTATSSVEDITEGELWYELEKELKRQEHEVNVEAREEEAAAVKEITEEEDMLVDVAESSTPISSSDVSENHRFYPPGRIMHIISVPSSYPTKLDDNGPPAEERVRIYETRRELYSKLRLSRTMINDHYMPMYKKMMELLIRELENDESSNCIM from the exons ATGGCGACCGCCGCCGGAGCCACCGTGATTCTTTACTGCGTGCTCAATCGGAGGATGGCAACGAACGAGGGCGGGGTGGAAGACGGGGACGACGACGGCGATCGGAGTGGAAATCTCTTAAAGATGAGATCGGCGAGGAAACGGCTTTCTCGGCGACCGGCTCAAGCGCCCGCCACGTGGGTCGAGTCGCTTACCACCTTGTCCGATACGCTCCGGTTCACCTACTCCGAAACGCTCGGGAAGTGGCCGATCGGCGACTTGGCCTTCGGTATTAACTACCTCATGCGGCGGCAG GGTAACTTACAAGTTGCGAGTGTGTATGCTGGTAGTGGTAGTGTGCAGCTCAAAGGGTCTGAAATCGTTGAGGAGTTAAATTATTACTTGAAGTTGCTGACGCTTTGTATGCTCTTTTCGAAGAAACCGTTTCCGGTGTTTTTAGAGTCCGGGGGTTTTTCTCAGGAAGATGTTCTTCTTCAGAAGCCCAAGGCCGGG CTTCTGAAGCCTGCCTTCACAATTATACATGATAAGAATTCAAAATGCTTCCTTCTATTAATACGTGGTACACATAGCATCAAAGATACACTAACTGCCGCAACTGGTGCAGTGGCCCCTTTCCACCATTCGGTATTGCATGATGGTGGAATAAGCAACTTAATCCTAGGGTATGCTCACTGTGGGATGGTTGCTGCAGCCCGTTGGATTGCTAAGATTAGTACTCCTTGCTTGCTTAAGGCTGTTGGTGAATATCCTGATTACAAAGTAAAG GTTCTTGGGCATTCACTGGGTGGTGGTACAGCTGCGTTGTTAACATATATTCTTCGAGAACAAAAAGAGTTCTCTTCAAGCACTTGCATTACATTTGCTCCAG ctGCATGTATAACATGGGAGTTGGCAGAATCTGGCAAGCACTTCATCACTACTATAATCAATGGCTCCGACCTGGTTCCTACTTTCTCAGCAGCTTCTGTTGATGACCTCCGCTCTgag GTCACAGCTTCCTCATGGTTAAATGATTTGCGGGATCAAGTTGAGAGGACCAGAGTTTTGAATGTTGTTTATCGCTCTGCAACTGCTCTGGGTTCTCGTCTACCTTCTATTGCTAGTGCAAAAGCGAGGGTTGCTGGTGCAGGTGCACTATTGCGACCAGTATCCAGCACCACACAG GTTGTGATGAAGCGTGCACAGAATGTTGTTGTGAGAACCCATTCATCTATATCATCATGGTCTTGCATGGGTGCACGTCGCCGTAATGTGGGCCAATTACCAAACTCTAAAGCAGACGATTTGCAAGAATCTTCTATTATATGTGAAAAGGATTCTGAATCTCACGATGGAGTAATCGTAGACCCAATGCTGAATAACTCAGACTCTAGTTCTAGTGGTGGATCAGGCCATGATGATACCGATGAAGAGGAGCAGCTTTTGCCAGTGGATGGAAATACTGCTACATCTTCTGTTGAAGACATTACTGAAGGCGAGTTGTGGTATGAACTGGAGAAGGAGCTTAAGAGGCAGGAGCATGAAGTCAATGTCGAGGCCCGAGAGGAAGAAGCTGCCGCAGTGAAGGAAATAACCGAGGAAGAAGATATGCTAGTTGACGTTGCAGAAAGCAGCACGCCGATCTCTTCCTCGGATGTTTCAGAGAACCATCGTTTCTATCCCCCTGGCAGAATCATGCACATTATATCAGTCCCTTCATCCTATCCTACTAAATTAGATGACAACGGGCCACCGGCTGAAGAGCGAGTGCGTATATACGAGACACGTAGAGAACTGTACAGTAAGCTTCGACTTTCTAGAACGATGATTAATGATCACTACATGCCTATGTATAAGAAAATGATGGAATTGTTGATCAGGGAACTGGAAAATGATGAATCCAGTAATTGTATCATGTGA
- the LOC126595537 gene encoding probable protein phosphatase 2C 34, with protein sequence MVLFPSLLEGLGRTKSGKKTKNCPSDVARKTAKALEKEAKKNERVSSSSGMVMSERSNTLSSVCSKRGRKGINQDCLTIWKEFGCQEDMIFCGIFDGHGQWGHLVSKRVRESLPASLLCNWQETLTSTSLDLDFEMEMDRNLHGFDMWKQSFLKTYAAIDTELKHSSKLDSYWSGTTALTIVKQGENLIVANIGDSRAVLASVSEDGSLAALQLTVDFKPNLPQEAERINSSNGRVFCLQDEPRTYRVWMPNGKTPGLAISRAFGDYCVKDFGLISMPDVTQRRITSSDQFVILATDGVWDVISNQEAVEIVSSCPDRKKTAKRLVGCASLAWKTKKRGIAMDDISAICLFFHASSPPQANHLVSKYSGVEESG encoded by the exons ATGGTGTTATTTCCATCTCTTCTTGAGGGGTTGGGAAGAACGAAATCGGGCAAGAAAACGAAGAATTGCCCTAGCGATGTTGCGAGGAAAACTGCAAAAGCATTGGAAAAGGAAGCCAAAAAGAATGAACGCGTTTCGAGTTCTTCCGGCATGGTTATGTCTGAGAGGTCCAACACTCTCTCCTCCGTTTGCTCCAAGAGAGGCCGGAAGGGGATCAATCAGGATTGCTTAACCATTTGGAAG GAATTTGGATGCCAAGAAGACATGATATTTTGTGGGATATTTGATGGACATGGCCAATGGGGTCATCTTGTCAGCAAAAGGGTCAGGGAATCCTTGCCTGCTTCCTTGTTGTGCAATTGGCAAGAGACTCTCACTTCAACATCACTTGACCTGGATTTTGAAATGGAGATGGACAGAAACCTCCATGGTTTCGATATGTGGAAGCAATCCTTTCTGAAAACCTATGCTGCCATTGACACGGAGCTCAAGCATTCTTCCAAACTCGATTCCTACTGGAGTGGCACTACGGCACTGACAATTGTTAAGCAG GGTGAAAATCTCATCGTTGCAAACATCGGTGATTCTCGGGCTGTTTTAGCCTCCGTTTCTGAAGATGGCAGTTTGGCAGCCCTCCAGCTTACAGTGGACTTTAAACCCAACTTACCTC AGGAGGCTGAGCGAATAAATAGCTCGAACGGGCGAGTGTTTTGCTTACAAGATGAACCAAGGACTTATAGGGTGTGGATGCCAAATGGTAAAACACCAGGACTGGCAATATCAAGAGCATTTGGTGACTACTGTGTGAAGGACTTCGGGCTCATCTCAATGCCTGACGTGACTCAAAGACGCATAACCAGCAGCGACCAGTTTGTCATTCTAGCAACAGATGGG GTATGGGATgtcatctccaaccaagaagcTGTTGAAATAGTTTCCTCATGTCCAGATAGGAAAAAAACAGCTAAAAGACTGGTGGGATGTGCCTCTCTTGCATGGAAGACTAAGAAACGAGGCATCGCAATGGACGACATCTCAGCTATTTGCCTATTCTTTCACGCTTCATCCCCGCCACAAGCCAACCATTTGGTCTCAAAATACTCTGGAGTGGAGGAATCGGGGTAA